In Bacteroidota bacterium, the genomic window ATCAGCTGCAATGTCGTAACCGTTTTGACGGGTATTGAAGTTCGAGCTCCGATTGGGGCTAAGGCCTCGACCGCCTATACCCAGCTGAATGCCGGCACCATCACTTTCCCAAATATTTAAGCCGGCCACCTTCGCATAAACTTGCCGGCTGTTGTTGGTGGCCAAATTGGCCGTAATCTCATCGATGACAACCACTTCATTTTTCTTGGCATCATAAATTCCGTCACGTTCAACCGCCCGCAATCTTTTGAGGCCAAATGCCCCCTGGTTTTCTGCATCAACGGTGATTTCTTCAAGGCTCGTTTCGAGGTCCTCAAGGATGATCGATAGCATAATATCTACCTTATCAATCTTAACGACACGCCTTTCCAGTTTTTTACCAGCAAAGAAGGCCGTTAACCCATAGTCACCTGCAGCAAGATCGCTGACTGTAAATTGTCCATTTGGCAATGTGTTAACCGTTGCCAACACATTGAAATAAGTACTATCGGTCAGATCGGCAGATGGCGAAACAGCGATTGTAACAAGTTCTATTGGCACGCCCTTAACATCAACGACACGCCCTTTTATGGAAAAAGTTTGCGCATTTGCAGTTTGCCAAAGGCCACATAGGCTCATGCTTATTACAAAAAAAATAATTTCGCTACGTCCGGGCATAGTTATTCGTCATCGAATGGCAATATCCATTCTTTGGTGGCAAATCCGCGTTCTTCTTTAGTGAGATCTACAGTAGGGTCGATAAATCGACGGCTCCGACGGCCATTGAGCGCAACAAAAGCATCTGCAGTAATAGCAACATCCTTAATGCCTTCTGCTTGATATTGTGCTTCAAGAAAGTGCGCAAACTGGAGCATCATATCGGGCTGGGTTGCCATCATTTTTTCCTGGTTCGGCGTTAAATAATCCCAGTTAGCGATTTCCCAAGACCTACCCGATGCAGGATCATTCACGTTGAAAACGGTATAGCCTGCTTTTTCCATGAGCATAACGCGCCATGAAAATCGATATCCTTGCTCCGTCCAAAAAAGCGTCCCCGGATACAAAGCGGAGCGAAACGGCACGATCAACTGAAGTGCAAAATGCATAACAATGACCATCCCGAGGGCATATTGCCAGCTCTTTGAAAGAGAAAGCGGTAGGGTGTTATGTGCCACTCCCTCGCGCGTACGTAGCGAAAACGCACGACGCAAAATCTGAGCTATGCTTTCGAGTAATCGTTCATGAAAACCGGCTGAGAAATAAATCAGCGTACACAGGATCATGATGTAGGGAAACATACCAATCTGAAACAACAGCGCTGTCATCAGATGGAAGCAGATTACCGCTACATATGCTAAAGGCCGGGTACGGTGATAAAGAAGGAAGAATACAATTGTCAGATCATAGATTGCGCCGGCCCAGCTAAAAACAAAAGCTGTTTCAGGCTGAGCAAACAACTGCCCGATTAGCGGAAGATGGGACATTGCCGGCAGCCAGATACTGAGTGGCATGGCCTCGAATAGCCAGTCGGTATTAAGCTTTGCGAGGCCGGCGTAGAAATAGACAATACCCAATTGCAGTTTAAAAATATTGATCGTCCAGGCCGGCACCTGGTCAACCCGCAAAGCCGGCTTTAGGAATACGTCAAATGAAAACCCGCGATGTGCCGGTACCAGAATCAGCAAAAAACTGAGTATACTGACAAAGTAGTAATGGTTCAGGTAGTTCGATTTGTCGATAAGTTCGACGTACGTGAAGAGCAGAAAAAAACTAACCGTAGCAATGCGGTATTTAAAACCGAGCATAATGCATGCTGCTGCGAGTCCCATCAACACAAACACGACATACATCCCGTTCCCATCGAGGGGTTGTACCCAGTCAAATCCATAAAAAGTAAAATGATAAACCGGAGCGATGTACAGTTCATAAATCCACCCTTTAAGAGCAAACCGGATAATGCTGACTAGCATTATAAAGCCGAAAAGCACCCTTAGTGTAACCAAGGGTGCTATCGACACAAGCTTCTCTATGAACCGGTACCGGGAGTCAGTCACCGTCGGTATCCTGGTAGGTAATTGAAATCCCCAGGAACGATGTCATGTCAACTTTCAGCAGGACAACGAGCTCCTGCATTTTTGTAAAGGTAGCAACTACCTTGTTTACATCATCGTCAATCTGAGCTTTCAACGGATCTGATAATCCTTCTATCGCTGTAATACTTTCCTGCAATGTGGTTACAATATCATCAGCCAAAGCTCCCTGCTCGATAAAGTCAAGATTATCCTCAAGACCTAATCCATCTTGTCCAGCAGCTGTGACACCGCTGAATAAACGGCCTATACTTTCCAGGTTGGCTTTGGCCAGTTCTACTGAGTATCCTGCGTAAAAAGCTTCTGTTGCTTTAGGACGAGGAACCCCCGCACTCCGAACGCCGGCCGGTATCCCAATTTTACCATCCCTTGTGAATCGCTCGAAATGCAAAACTACCGCATTGATAAGTTGACCCAGCGAACTGCCGACATCGGTACCACCGTTGTCTTCACTAAGGAAGGTCCCTACGTAGTTTCCACCATTTGCTGCCCATTGTTGGACAACAAAATCTGTGTTCGATTTTACAAAATCGACGTTATCGGTCAGGTATTGCACCCGGGCTGAAGCGTCGGCATCCGATGTGAATTGGGCAACTATTTCATCTGGAGTCAGCCCTTCGCCATGCAACAGATAATCCATCGCAGGAAATCCACCCGCAGCGATATTCTGAATGGATCCGAGCGTATAACTGCCGGCAACAATGTTATCATTGATTTGCGTCGTATTGGTCGGGTAAGTATTCAATACACCCCGAAGCGCTACAGACTCAGCCGGCCCAAACTGAAACATGCTGACTTCTTGCCAGGCCATACGCGTCGCTTTCAATGCATCTTGCGCAGGTACAAGCGTGGCAGCCGTCGGGTCCCCAGCGAACGCCGCGACGGCTGCCTGTAAGGCATCAGTTGACTCCTGAAATGCTGCATAAGCAGGCAGAATGATGTTATTGGCAACATTATCCAACATGCCTGCACGATCAAACGTCTCCACCGGTGGCGGATCCATGGGATCCAGCGGCTCTTCGTTGTCGCCTGCGCTATCGCAAGCAATTCCGAAAAACATGAGTCCAACTGCAAGCAAAGCCAGATATGTAAAACGATACTGCGTTTTCATAGGAGTCTACGTTTCTAGAGGTCGTCCTGAACAGGTGCGAGGTCTGGAAACGCAGCCACGATCTTTGACTTAGCCGTATTCAGACCCAGCACAGTAGCATTCCAAAAATTGCCATCCGAACCAAAGTCGGTTTCCATGATCGTTTCCAGTTCACCCAGATCCATGGTACGCTGCGGGCTGTAGCGCAGTGCATTGGTGAATGCCCACGCTTCAGAGAGTACGTGGAATGCTTCACCTGTTTTGCCTTCACCAAGGAAGCCAATCGTATCATTGATGTAGTGAACAGCTGTGCCAGCAGCAACAAGTTCAAAGGCGCCATACAAAACGTCACGCTGTGTGTCCTTGGCTGCCAAATCATTATTAACAATCGCAGTACGACCTTCTTTTAGTGCTGTCATGATCAGGCTGTTTGTACCAAGCAAGCCGTTGTTCACATTGTCAACAGTGTTGGAGTAGTGGCTCCAGAAACGGTCTTCGCTACCACGCTCAGAAGGCCATGGAGAAGTGAAGTCAAGGGGTGGATCCCAGTAACCAAATGCCTCATCCCAGTGGTGCTCCATCGCTGTATAGTTCTTGCCTTCAGATAGCTCGAAGTTTTCAACGTCGTTACCAATACGGACGTCGGTCAGGTACGTATTATAGATCTGGTTGTACAGTACAGCGCCCATCAAGCCTTTTTCGATGAACTGGGTAAACTCACGACCATTTTCATCGACCAGTACCGTATTGCCGCTGTTTTCGCGGACAATCAAACCAGCTGTACCATTCGTGGCCTCAACACCCGCATTACCGTCTACACTTGCAGCTGCTGCACGCGCAAACATGTCTTCGAAAAGTTGTGCATCAAGATCAGGCACAAAAGTTTTGTCTTTTAGCTGTTTGGTAGAGGTAAATGTAAAGTTTCCAGCACCGTCGCCACCTGTATTGGCAAACATGTCAAGGAATACTTGTTCAGAAACCACAGCACCGCCGTCAGCGGTTTTGATGTATGCTTTGATGGCTTCAAGCTGATCAAGACGCTCGATTTGGCCGCTGTAAGAAACCGAAGTTTCGCCATTACGGGAAAACTCGTAAGTTGACGGTGTATCGATCGATTTAGTCGTTGTTACCATAGCAGTAACTCTCGTGATCGCGTCTTCCTCGTCAGTAAGGGTGAAAACAAGATTGAAAACCGTTCCCAGCGTGGTGGCACCAGGGATGTCAAAACTATGCGTGTAATTAGCCTGCATTGTGCCTGTCGTCACAGAAAGAGACGTTGGCCCGCCTCCATCAACAGCCAAAGTAAGCGACTTAACACCGGCTTCTGCATCAAGAGCAAGCGGGATTGAAACTGTTGTACCCCGGGGGCCCTCGACTTGAAGCATGTCACCACTAA contains:
- a CDS encoding imelysin family protein, with product MKTQYRFTYLALLAVGLMFFGIACDSAGDNEEPLDPMDPPPVETFDRAGMLDNVANNIILPAYAAFQESTDALQAAVAAFAGDPTAATLVPAQDALKATRMAWQEVSMFQFGPAESVALRGVLNTYPTNTTQINDNIVAGSYTLGSIQNIAAGGFPAMDYLLHGEGLTPDEIVAQFTSDADASARVQYLTDNVDFVKSNTDFVVQQWAANGGNYVGTFLSEDNGGTDVGSSLGQLINAVVLHFERFTRDGKIGIPAGVRSAGVPRPKATEAFYAGYSVELAKANLESIGRLFSGVTAAGQDGLGLEDNLDFIEQGALADDIVTTLQESITAIEGLSDPLKAQIDDDVNKVVATFTKMQELVVLLKVDMTSFLGISITYQDTDGD
- a CDS encoding DUF4856 domain-containing protein; protein product: MPPGLSGDMLQVEGPRGTTVSIPLALDAEAGVKSLTLAVDGGGPTSLSVTTGTMQANYTHSFDIPGATTLGTVFNLVFTLTDEEDAITRVTAMVTTTKSIDTPSTYEFSRNGETSVSYSGQIERLDQLEAIKAYIKTADGGAVVSEQVFLDMFANTGGDGAGNFTFTSTKQLKDKTFVPDLDAQLFEDMFARAAAASVDGNAGVEATNGTAGLIVRENSGNTVLVDENGREFTQFIEKGLMGAVLYNQIYNTYLTDVRIGNDVENFELSEGKNYTAMEHHWDEAFGYWDPPLDFTSPWPSERGSEDRFWSHYSNTVDNVNNGLLGTNSLIMTALKEGRTAIVNNDLAAKDTQRDVLYGAFELVAAGTAVHYINDTIGFLGEGKTGEAFHVLSEAWAFTNALRYSPQRTMDLGELETIMETDFGSDGNFWNATVLGLNTAKSKIVAAFPDLAPVQDDL
- a CDS encoding HTTM domain-containing protein; translation: MTDSRYRFIEKLVSIAPLVTLRVLFGFIMLVSIIRFALKGWIYELYIAPVYHFTFYGFDWVQPLDGNGMYVVFVLMGLAAACIMLGFKYRIATVSFFLLFTYVELIDKSNYLNHYYFVSILSFLLILVPAHRGFSFDVFLKPALRVDQVPAWTINIFKLQLGIVYFYAGLAKLNTDWLFEAMPLSIWLPAMSHLPLIGQLFAQPETAFVFSWAGAIYDLTIVFFLLYHRTRPLAYVAVICFHLMTALLFQIGMFPYIMILCTLIYFSAGFHERLLESIAQILRRAFSLRTREGVAHNTLPLSLSKSWQYALGMVIVMHFALQLIVPFRSALYPGTLFWTEQGYRFSWRVMLMEKAGYTVFNVNDPASGRSWEIANWDYLTPNQEKMMATQPDMMLQFAHFLEAQYQAEGIKDVAITADAFVALNGRRSRRFIDPTVDLTKEERGFATKEWILPFDDE